A window of Dorea formicigenerans contains these coding sequences:
- a CDS encoding alpha/beta fold hydrolase produces MLHEVSFASFNGRDQVQGWIYVPACKPKGIVQVIHGFGEHSRRYLHMISAFLDAGYIVAADDHVGHGKTAMVNEVWGDWGDKGPHTMMEDEHTLKGIVCEKYPDLPYFLFGHSMGSFITRDFISKYGEELTGATICGTTGIFRGAKEVGEKLKEVIDAGHGEEFNPEFAGELMGWMCERCGEISIGNEWICADPYVQRDHAEDPFDAFTRPTSNRSIYDFIQMMEQIEGTKWAEKVPIDLPIYNIAGDQDPVGEYGVGVYQVSNWLIQTGHTVTTKLYSGYRHEIHNYAEIKNEVEAGIIAFMDGILS; encoded by the coding sequence ATGTTGCATGAAGTATCATTTGCGTCTTTTAACGGACGCGATCAGGTTCAAGGGTGGATTTATGTTCCGGCTTGTAAGCCGAAGGGAATCGTTCAGGTGATTCATGGATTCGGCGAACATTCCAGACGTTATCTACATATGATTTCTGCATTTTTAGATGCAGGGTATATTGTGGCAGCAGACGATCATGTCGGACATGGAAAAACTGCGATGGTCAATGAGGTATGGGGCGATTGGGGAGACAAAGGGCCGCATACCATGATGGAAGATGAGCACACATTAAAAGGAATTGTGTGTGAAAAATATCCAGACTTGCCATATTTCTTATTTGGTCACAGCATGGGCTCTTTTATCACAAGAGATTTCATCTCCAAATATGGTGAAGAACTAACAGGGGCAACTATTTGCGGTACAACCGGAATCTTCCGCGGAGCAAAAGAAGTGGGAGAAAAGCTGAAAGAAGTAATTGATGCCGGACATGGCGAGGAATTCAATCCAGAATTTGCAGGGGAACTGATGGGCTGGATGTGCGAGCGGTGCGGCGAGATCAGTATCGGAAATGAATGGATCTGCGCAGACCCTTATGTACAACGCGACCATGCAGAAGACCCATTTGACGCATTTACAAGACCGACAAGTAACCGCTCAATCTATGATTTCATACAGATGATGGAACAGATCGAAGGAACCAAGTGGGCGGAAAAAGTTCCAATCGACCTGCCAATTTACAACATTGCGGGAGATCAGGACCCAGTCGGCGAATACGGAGTCGGCGTCTATCAGGTAAGTAACTGGCTGATACAGACCGGTCATACAGTAACAACAAAACTATATTCCGGA
- a CDS encoding phospho-sugar mutase, protein MYQDDYKRWMEADLEDADLKPELARIEENDEEIKERFAVALKFGTAGLRGVLGAGTNRMNIYVVRQATQGLANWVKTQGGTQTVAISYDSRIKSDIFAKNAASVLAANGIKVRIYDALMPVPALSFATRYYNCNAGVMVTASHNPAKYNGYKAYGPDGCQMTDDAAAIVYEEIQKTDVLTGAKYMPFAQGVEEGLIRFVGDDCKRALYDAIEDRQVRPGLCKTAGLKLVYSPLNGSGLVPVTQVLKDIGITDITIVPEQEYPNGYFTTCSYPNPEIFEALEKGLNLAKETGADLMLATDPDADRVGIAMKCPDGSYELVSGNEVGVLLLDYICAGRIEKGTMPKNPVAVKSIVSTPLADAVAEHYGVELRSVLTGFKWIGDQIAGLEAAGEVDRFIFGFEESYGYLAGPYVRDKDAIIGSMLICEMAAYYRSIGSSLKQRMEEIYSEYGRYLNKIDSFEFPGLSGMDRMSEIMQGLRDKPLEKIAGYKVVKVTDYKKPEETGLPAANVLIYKLENNETVIVRPSGTEPKIKIYYTTLGKDLAEAQAEKDKLSEALKPIMK, encoded by the coding sequence ATGTATCAGGATGATTACAAACGTTGGATGGAGGCTGATCTGGAGGATGCGGATCTGAAGCCGGAACTGGCGAGAATCGAAGAAAATGACGAGGAGATCAAGGAGCGTTTTGCAGTTGCGCTTAAGTTTGGAACTGCAGGACTTCGAGGTGTTCTTGGAGCAGGTACGAACCGGATGAATATCTATGTTGTACGTCAGGCTACGCAAGGGCTGGCGAACTGGGTAAAGACACAGGGTGGAACGCAGACAGTAGCAATCAGCTATGACAGCCGTATTAAAAGTGATATATTTGCGAAAAATGCGGCAAGTGTATTGGCAGCGAATGGAATCAAGGTTCGGATCTATGATGCATTGATGCCTGTACCGGCTCTTTCATTTGCAACACGTTATTATAATTGTAATGCAGGTGTTATGGTAACAGCATCTCATAATCCAGCGAAATATAATGGATATAAAGCATATGGTCCGGATGGATGTCAGATGACAGATGATGCGGCAGCAATTGTTTATGAAGAGATTCAGAAAACGGATGTTCTGACTGGTGCAAAATACATGCCATTTGCACAGGGCGTTGAAGAGGGACTGATTCGTTTTGTGGGCGATGATTGTAAGAGAGCTCTTTATGATGCAATCGAGGACAGACAGGTTCGCCCAGGACTTTGCAAGACAGCAGGATTGAAGCTTGTATATAGTCCGCTCAATGGTTCAGGACTTGTTCCTGTCACACAGGTATTGAAAGACATTGGAATTACAGACATCACAATTGTTCCTGAGCAGGAGTATCCAAATGGATATTTCACAACATGTAGTTATCCGAACCCGGAGATTTTCGAGGCACTTGAGAAGGGACTGAACCTTGCAAAGGAGACTGGCGCAGACTTGATGCTTGCAACTGACCCGGATGCAGACCGTGTTGGTATTGCAATGAAGTGTCCGGATGGTTCTTACGAACTCGTCAGTGGAAATGAAGTCGGAGTTCTGCTTCTTGACTACATTTGTGCAGGACGTATAGAGAAAGGTACGATGCCAAAGAATCCGGTAGCAGTGAAATCTATCGTATCAACACCACTTGCAGATGCAGTTGCAGAGCATTATGGAGTAGAGCTTCGAAGTGTACTGACAGGATTTAAATGGATTGGAGATCAGATTGCAGGTCTTGAGGCAGCAGGCGAAGTTGACCGTTTCATTTTCGGATTTGAGGAGAGCTATGGATATCTGGCTGGTCCATATGTACGTGATAAAGATGCTATTATCGGATCTATGTTGATTTGCGAGATGGCTGCTTATTATAGAAGCATCGGAAGTTCTCTGAAGCAGAGAATGGAAGAAATCTATTCCGAGTATGGACGTTATTTGAATAAGATCGACAGCTTTGAATTCCCGGGACTTAGTGGTATGGATCGTATGTCTGAGATCATGCAGGGATTAAGAGACAAGCCGCTTGAGAAGATTGCAGGCTACAAAGTTGTAAAAGTTACAGATTACAAGAAACCAGAAGAGACAGGTCTTCCGGCTGCAAATGTACTTATTTATAAGCTGGAGAACAACGAGACAGTTATCGTTCGTCCTTCCGGAACGGAGCCGAAGATTAAGATTTATTACACAACGCTTGGTAAGGATCTTGCGGAGGCGCAGGCTGAAAAAGATAAATTATCTGAGGCGTTAAAGCCAATTATGAAATAA
- a CDS encoding TRAP transporter large permease: protein MNTALVSGLIILVLLIIMLIAGVPIAVALGVSSVCAILPIMDLNVAVLTGCQRIFSGISVFSLLAIPFFILAGNIMNKGGIAVRLINFAKLITGRAPGALAQTNILANMLFGSISGSGTAAASAMGSIIGPIEKEEGYDPNFSAAVNIATAPTGLLIPPSNVMITYSLVSGGTSVAALFMAGYIPGILWGLACMLVVYVIAKKKGYRAKKRFTASEAGKIILQALPCLLLIVIVIGGIIFGIFTATEGSVVAVVYSLLLSLFVYKSIKIKELPKILLDSAEMTGIIIFLIGVSSIMSWVMAFTNIPELVSTALLSVSSNKFVILFLINIILLIVGTFMDMTPACLIFTPIFLPVCTALGMTTIHFGIMMIFNLCIGTITPPVGTTLFVGVKVGKVQIETVFRQLLVYFAAIFIVLMLVTYIPNLSLWLPKLMGYI, encoded by the coding sequence ATGAACACTGCACTTGTATCCGGACTGATTATTTTAGTTCTCTTGATTATCATGCTGATTGCCGGTGTGCCGATCGCAGTAGCACTTGGTGTATCTTCCGTATGTGCAATTCTTCCAATCATGGATTTGAATGTAGCCGTACTGACCGGATGCCAGAGAATCTTCTCCGGTATCTCTGTATTCAGCCTGCTTGCTATCCCGTTCTTTATTCTTGCAGGAAATATTATGAATAAAGGTGGTATCGCCGTAAGACTGATTAACTTTGCAAAATTAATTACAGGACGCGCTCCTGGAGCACTTGCTCAGACAAACATCCTTGCAAATATGTTATTCGGTTCTATTTCCGGATCTGGTACAGCAGCGGCTTCTGCTATGGGATCTATCATCGGACCAATCGAGAAAGAAGAGGGATATGACCCGAACTTCTCAGCAGCAGTTAACATTGCAACTGCACCGACAGGACTTCTGATCCCGCCAAGTAACGTAATGATCACATACTCACTGGTCAGCGGAGGAACTTCCGTAGCAGCACTTTTCATGGCTGGTTACATTCCGGGAATCCTCTGGGGACTTGCTTGTATGCTAGTAGTATATGTGATTGCCAAGAAAAAAGGCTACCGTGCAAAAAAACGTTTTACAGCATCTGAAGCTGGAAAGATCATCCTTCAGGCTCTGCCTTGTCTGCTTCTGATTGTAATCGTAATCGGTGGAATCATCTTTGGTATCTTCACTGCAACAGAAGGTTCCGTAGTGGCCGTAGTATACAGCCTGCTTCTGTCATTATTTGTATACAAATCAATCAAGATCAAAGAACTGCCAAAGATTCTTCTGGACAGTGCTGAAATGACAGGTATCATCATTTTCCTGATCGGTGTATCCAGCATCATGTCATGGGTTATGGCATTTACCAATATTCCGGAACTGGTATCTACAGCACTGCTTTCCGTAAGCAGCAACAAGTTTGTTATCTTGTTCCTGATCAATATTATTCTTCTGATCGTCGGAACATTTATGGATATGACACCGGCCTGCCTGATCTTCACACCGATCTTCCTGCCGGTATGTACTGCACTTGGAATGACAACAATCCATTTCGGTATCATGATGATCTTCAACCTGTGTATCGGAACAATCACACCACCGGTTGGAACAACACTGTTTGTTGGTGTTAAAGTAGGTAAAGTACAGATTGAGACAGTATTCAGACAGTTGCTCGTATACTTTGCGGCAATCTTTATAGTACTGATGCTCGTAACATATATTCCGAACTTAAGCCTGTGGCTGCCGAAATTGATGGGATACATCTAG
- a CDS encoding TRAP transporter small permease, producing METLHTIRKWLDKIVGTICIFLFALMVVVGSYQIITRFIFNNPSTISEELLTYSFAWMAMFATAYVFGKRDHMRMTFVVDKLAPAQRKVLEIVLEVLVVAFAAIVLIYGGFNIMGLTMTQKTASLGVMMGQVYAVVPISGILIAIYGILNVVDLCKGYERKEEGEK from the coding sequence ATGGAAACATTACATACAATCAGAAAATGGTTAGATAAAATTGTTGGAACCATTTGTATATTCCTCTTTGCATTAATGGTAGTTGTAGGAAGCTATCAGATTATCACAAGATTCATATTTAATAACCCGAGTACCATTTCCGAAGAGCTTCTGACATATTCATTTGCATGGATGGCCATGTTTGCAACAGCTTATGTATTCGGAAAACGTGACCACATGAGAATGACATTTGTCGTAGACAAGCTGGCACCTGCACAGAGAAAAGTGTTGGAAATCGTGCTGGAAGTCCTTGTCGTTGCATTTGCAGCCATCGTACTGATCTATGGCGGATTTAACATTATGGGACTGACTATGACTCAGAAGACAGCTTCCCTTGGAGTTATGATGGGACAGGTATATGCAGTCGTTCCGATTTCCGGAATCCTGATTGCGATTTATGGAATTTTAAATGTAGTTGATCTGTGTAAAGGTTACGAAAGAAAAGAAGAGGGGGAGAAATAA